GGGGACCCCGAGTTCCTCGGCGGCCCGCGGCGACCGCAGCGTCGCCCGGAAAATCCGCGAGACGACGAGCCACAACCGGTCGACGTCGTCGTCGCGCTCGATGACGTCCAGGGCGATGTCGTCGTCGTTCTCGACTAAGGCGGTGACCGCGTCGGCGAGCATCGAGGTTGCGATCAGGCGCATCCGGGAGACGGCGTTGACGATCGACAGCTCCGAGGAGTCCAGCAGATCCTGGATGACGACGCTGTCGTTGGTCTCCTCGAGCACTTCGACGCCGACCAGGCTCTGCGTGGCGTCCCGAATCGCCCGGCGCTGATCGGTCGTGATCCGGCCCGCCTCGAGGCGGATGATGTCGAAGCCGCTGACGTACATCGTCATCACGGCTCGAGTGAGTCGCTCGCCCTCGAGGTCGGAGACGTCGAGGGTCCCCTCCTGGCGTTCGCTCTCGCTCCGGGGCGTCAACAGGAGCGAATCGTCCTCGGGGTAGAACTCGACGGTCGACCCGGAACTGACGCCGTTGTCGGTCGCCCAATCCTTCGGCAGCGAGACGGTGTAGGTCGACCCGCCCGTGACCTGTACCTTGCGCGTCTCCATACTGATCGGTTGCGGCCGTATCTCTATAAGTCTCTTCTCCTCTATAGTCGAGTCAGTGCGGCAGTTCTGGACTGGTCTCTGCCGGACAGTGGCGCCCGAGAGAATCGAACGCCGAATCGTTCTCGAGCCAGTAGACAAACGGTCGGATACGTAGTCGAGCGGCCGACTCGGTCGTCGATTCAGCCCCGTCGCGCTGACCGGACACGAGTCGACGGGTCGATCGAAACTGCACTCGTTGAGACGCGGCCGGTCGTTCGACGGCGTCGGTCCGTTTCGGAGCGGTAAGCCGGACTGGGTGACGAGCGTTCGACCGTCGTTCGAACGCGCCGTCCGTTCCGATCGGCTCACGTTGCGTTTCTGTAGCGGGTACGTTCCTTGCACGTATCTATTACCGGAGATAGCTCGGCGATT
The DNA window shown above is from Halopiger xanaduensis SH-6 and carries:
- a CDS encoding phosphate signaling complex PhoU family protein; the encoded protein is METRKVQVTGGSTYTVSLPKDWATDNGVSSGSTVEFYPEDDSLLLTPRSESERQEGTLDVSDLEGERLTRAVMTMYVSGFDIIRLEAGRITTDQRRAIRDATQSLVGVEVLEETNDSVVIQDLLDSSELSIVNAVSRMRLIATSMLADAVTALVENDDDIALDVIERDDDVDRLWLVVSRIFRATLRSPRAAEELGVPREDCFDFHSSARQLERVADHAAKISNLALKLDEIPEDVAEALTDLHADASDVLEKSMDALFADDSGEANELGHAARQAVLEIDEHTRRIDDMLRDLAPVQAQSLGLIVDSLSRSADYGGNIAETALQKAAPRP